Proteins encoded within one genomic window of Mustela erminea isolate mMusErm1 chromosome 21, mMusErm1.Pri, whole genome shotgun sequence:
- the FGFR1 gene encoding fibroblast growth factor receptor 1 isoform X1 — MWSWKCLLFWAVLVTATLCTARPAPTLPEQAQPWGAPVEVESFLVHPGDPLQLRCRLRDDVQSINWLRDGVQLVESNRTRITGEEVEVRDSVPADSGLYACVTSSPSGSDTTYFSVNVSDALPSSEDDDDDDDSSSEEKETDNTKPNRMPVAPYWTSPEKMEKKLHAVPAAKTVKFKCPSSGTPNPTLRWLKNGKEFKPDHRIGGYKVRYATWSIIMDSVVPSDKGNYTCIVENEYGSINHTYQLDVVERSPHRPILQAGLPANKTVALGSNVEFMCKVYSDPQPHIQWLKHIEVNGSKIGPDNLPYVQILKTAGVNTTDKEMEVLHLRNVSFEDAGEYTCLAGNSIGLSHHSAWLTVLEALEERPAVMTSPLYLEIIIYCTGAFLISCMVGSVIIYKMKSGTKKSDFHSQMAVHKLAKSIPLRRQVTVSADSSASMNSGVLLVRPSRLSSSGTPMLAGVSEYELPEDPRWELPRDRLVLGKPLGEGCFGQVVLAEAIGLDKDKPNRVTKVAVKMLKADATEKDLSDLISEMEMMKMIGKHKNIINLLGACTQDGPLYVIVEYASKGNLREYLQARRPPGLEYCYNPSHNPEEQLSSKDLVSCAYQVARGMEYLASKKCIHRDLAARNVLVTEDNVMKIADFGLARDIHHIDYYKKTTNGRLPVKWMAPEALFDRIYTHQSDVWSFGVLLWEIFTLGGSPYPGVPVEELFKLLKEGHRMDKPSNCTNELYMMMRDCWHAVPSQRPTFKQLVEDLDRIVALTSNQEYLDLSVPLDQYSPSFPDTRSSTCSSGEDSVFSHEPLPEEPCLPRHPAQLANGGLKRR, encoded by the exons cccagccctggggagccccCGTGGAAGTGGAGTCCTTCCTGGTCCACCCTGGTGACCCGCTGCAGCTTCGCTGTCGGCTGCGGGACGATGTCCAGAGCATCAACTGGCTGCGGGACGGGGTGCAGCTGGTGGAAAGCAACCGTACCCGCATCacaggggaggaggtggaggtgcGGGACTCCGTGCCTGCCGACTCCGGCCTCTACGCTTGTGTGACCAGCAGCCCCTCGGGCAGTGACACCACCTACTTCTCCGTCAATGTCTCAG ATGCTCTCCCCTCCTCGGAGGATGACGACGATGATGATGACTCCTCttcagaggagaaagagacagataacACCAAACCAAACCGTATGC CCGTGGCTCCATACTGGACATCCccagaaaagatggaaaagaaattgCATGCGGTGCCAGCTGCCAAGACTGTGAAGTTCAAATGCCCTTCCAGTGGGACTCCCAACCCCACACTGCGCTGGTTGAAAAATGGCAAAGAATTCAAACCTGACCACAGGATTGGAGGCTACAAG GTCCGTTACGCCACCTGGAGCATCATAATGGACTCCGTGGTGCCTTCGGATAAGGGCAACTACACGTGCATCGTAGAGAATGAATACGGCAGCATTAACCACACCTACCAGCTCGACGTCGTGG AGCGGTCCCCTCACCGGCCCATCCTGCAGGCAGGGTTGCCTGCCAACAAGACGGTGGCCCTGGGCAGCAATGTGGAATTCATGTGTAAGGTGTACAGTGACCCACAGCCCCATATCCAGTGGCTAAAGCACATCGAGGTGAATGGGAGTAAGATTGGTCCAGACAACCTGCCTTATGTCCAGATCTTGAAG ACTGCCGGAGTTAATACCACCGACAAAGAGATGGAAGTGCTCCACTTAAGGAATGTCTCCTTTGAGGACGCGGGGGAGTATACGTGCTTGGCGGGTAACTCTATCGGACTGTCCCATCACTCTGCATGGTTGACCGTTCTGGAAG CCCTGGAAGAGAGGCCCGCGGTGATGACCTCGCCCCTATACCTGGAGATCATCATCTACTGCACGGGGGCCTTCCTCATCTCCTGCATGGTGGGCTCTGTCATCATCTACAAGATGAAAAGTGGCACCAAGAAGAGCGACTTCCACAGCCAGATGGCCGTGCACAAGCTGGCCAAGAGCATCCCTCTGCGCAGACAGGTAACA GTGTCGGCGGATTCCAGTGCATCCATGAACTCTGGGGTTCTGCTGGTTCGGCCTTCACGGCTCTCCTCTAGTGGAACCCCCATGCTGGCCGGGGTCTCTGAATACGAGCTTCCCGAAGACCCTCGCTGGGAGCTGCCACGAGATAG GCTGGTTTTAGGCAAACCCCTGGGAGAGGGCTGCTTTGGGCAGGTGGTGTTGGCGGAGGCCATTGGACTGGACAAGGACAAACCCAACCGTGTGACCAAAGTGGCTGTGAAGATGTTGAAGG CCGATGCAACAGAGAAAGACCTGTCAGACCTAATCTCGGAAATGGAGATGATGAAGATGATCGGGAAGCACAAGAACATCATCAACCTGCTGGGTGCCTGCACGCAAGACG GTCCTTTGTACGTCATCGTGGAGTATGCCTCCAAAGGCAACCTACGAGAGTACCTGCAGGCCCGGAGGCCCCCCGGGCTGGAGTACTGTTACAACCCCAGCCACAACCCAGAGGAGCAGCTCTCCTCCAAGGACCTGGTATCCTGCGCCTATCAGGTGGCCCGAGGCATGGAGTATCTCGCCTCCAAGAAG TGCATACACCGAGACCTGGCTGCCAGGAATGTGCTGGTGACCGAGGACAACGTGATGAAGATCGCAGACTTTGGCCTTGCGCGGGACATCCACCACATTGACTACTATAAAAAGACAACCAAC GGCCGGCTGCCTGTGAAGTGGATGGCCCCCGAGGCTTTGTTTGACCGGATCTACACCCACCAGAGTGACGT CTGGTCTTTTGGGGTGCTCCTGTGGGAGATCTTCACTCTGGGAGGCTCCCCATATCCTGGCGTGCCTGTGGAGGAGCTTTTCAAGCTGCTGAAGGAGGGTCATCGGATGGACAAGCCCAGTAACTGCACCAATGAGCT GTACATGATGATGCGGGATTGCTGGCATGCGGTACCCTCTCAGAGACCTACCTTCAAGCAGCTGGTGGAAGACCTGGACCGCATTGTGGCCTTGACCTCCAACCAG GAGTACCTGGACCTGTCTGTGCCCCTGGACCAGTACTCTCCCAGCTTTCCCGACACCCGAAGCTCTACCTGCTCCTCAGGGGAGGATTCTGTCTTCTCTCATGAGCCGTTGCCGGAGGAACCCTGTCTGCCCCGACACCCAGCCCAGCTTGCCAATGGTGGACTCAAACGACGCTGA
- the FGFR1 gene encoding fibroblast growth factor receptor 1 isoform X4, translating into MWSWKCLLFWAVLVTATLCTARPAPTLPEQAQPWGAPVEVESFLVHPGDPLQLRCRLRDDVQSINWLRDGVQLVESNRTRITGEEVEVRDSVPADSGLYACVTSSPSGSDTTYFSVNVSDALPSSEDDDDDDDSSSEEKETDNTKPNPVAPYWTSPEKMEKKLHAVPAAKTVKFKCPSSGTPNPTLRWLKNGKEFKPDHRIGGYKVRYATWSIIMDSVVPSDKGNYTCIVENEYGSINHTYQLDVVERSPHRPILQAGLPANKTVALGSNVEFMCKVYSDPQPHIQWLKHIEVNGSKIGPDNLPYVQILKTAGVNTTDKEMEVLHLRNVSFEDAGEYTCLAGNSIGLSHHSAWLTVLEALEERPAVMTSPLYLEIIIYCTGAFLISCMVGSVIIYKMKSGTKKSDFHSQMAVHKLAKSIPLRRQVSADSSASMNSGVLLVRPSRLSSSGTPMLAGVSEYELPEDPRWELPRDRLVLGKPLGEGCFGQVVLAEAIGLDKDKPNRVTKVAVKMLKADATEKDLSDLISEMEMMKMIGKHKNIINLLGACTQDGPLYVIVEYASKGNLREYLQARRPPGLEYCYNPSHNPEEQLSSKDLVSCAYQVARGMEYLASKKCIHRDLAARNVLVTEDNVMKIADFGLARDIHHIDYYKKTTNGRLPVKWMAPEALFDRIYTHQSDVWSFGVLLWEIFTLGGSPYPGVPVEELFKLLKEGHRMDKPSNCTNELYMMMRDCWHAVPSQRPTFKQLVEDLDRIVALTSNQEYLDLSVPLDQYSPSFPDTRSSTCSSGEDSVFSHEPLPEEPCLPRHPAQLANGGLKRR; encoded by the exons cccagccctggggagccccCGTGGAAGTGGAGTCCTTCCTGGTCCACCCTGGTGACCCGCTGCAGCTTCGCTGTCGGCTGCGGGACGATGTCCAGAGCATCAACTGGCTGCGGGACGGGGTGCAGCTGGTGGAAAGCAACCGTACCCGCATCacaggggaggaggtggaggtgcGGGACTCCGTGCCTGCCGACTCCGGCCTCTACGCTTGTGTGACCAGCAGCCCCTCGGGCAGTGACACCACCTACTTCTCCGTCAATGTCTCAG ATGCTCTCCCCTCCTCGGAGGATGACGACGATGATGATGACTCCTCttcagaggagaaagagacagataacACCAAACCAAACC CCGTGGCTCCATACTGGACATCCccagaaaagatggaaaagaaattgCATGCGGTGCCAGCTGCCAAGACTGTGAAGTTCAAATGCCCTTCCAGTGGGACTCCCAACCCCACACTGCGCTGGTTGAAAAATGGCAAAGAATTCAAACCTGACCACAGGATTGGAGGCTACAAG GTCCGTTACGCCACCTGGAGCATCATAATGGACTCCGTGGTGCCTTCGGATAAGGGCAACTACACGTGCATCGTAGAGAATGAATACGGCAGCATTAACCACACCTACCAGCTCGACGTCGTGG AGCGGTCCCCTCACCGGCCCATCCTGCAGGCAGGGTTGCCTGCCAACAAGACGGTGGCCCTGGGCAGCAATGTGGAATTCATGTGTAAGGTGTACAGTGACCCACAGCCCCATATCCAGTGGCTAAAGCACATCGAGGTGAATGGGAGTAAGATTGGTCCAGACAACCTGCCTTATGTCCAGATCTTGAAG ACTGCCGGAGTTAATACCACCGACAAAGAGATGGAAGTGCTCCACTTAAGGAATGTCTCCTTTGAGGACGCGGGGGAGTATACGTGCTTGGCGGGTAACTCTATCGGACTGTCCCATCACTCTGCATGGTTGACCGTTCTGGAAG CCCTGGAAGAGAGGCCCGCGGTGATGACCTCGCCCCTATACCTGGAGATCATCATCTACTGCACGGGGGCCTTCCTCATCTCCTGCATGGTGGGCTCTGTCATCATCTACAAGATGAAAAGTGGCACCAAGAAGAGCGACTTCCACAGCCAGATGGCCGTGCACAAGCTGGCCAAGAGCATCCCTCTGCGCAGACAG GTGTCGGCGGATTCCAGTGCATCCATGAACTCTGGGGTTCTGCTGGTTCGGCCTTCACGGCTCTCCTCTAGTGGAACCCCCATGCTGGCCGGGGTCTCTGAATACGAGCTTCCCGAAGACCCTCGCTGGGAGCTGCCACGAGATAG GCTGGTTTTAGGCAAACCCCTGGGAGAGGGCTGCTTTGGGCAGGTGGTGTTGGCGGAGGCCATTGGACTGGACAAGGACAAACCCAACCGTGTGACCAAAGTGGCTGTGAAGATGTTGAAGG CCGATGCAACAGAGAAAGACCTGTCAGACCTAATCTCGGAAATGGAGATGATGAAGATGATCGGGAAGCACAAGAACATCATCAACCTGCTGGGTGCCTGCACGCAAGACG GTCCTTTGTACGTCATCGTGGAGTATGCCTCCAAAGGCAACCTACGAGAGTACCTGCAGGCCCGGAGGCCCCCCGGGCTGGAGTACTGTTACAACCCCAGCCACAACCCAGAGGAGCAGCTCTCCTCCAAGGACCTGGTATCCTGCGCCTATCAGGTGGCCCGAGGCATGGAGTATCTCGCCTCCAAGAAG TGCATACACCGAGACCTGGCTGCCAGGAATGTGCTGGTGACCGAGGACAACGTGATGAAGATCGCAGACTTTGGCCTTGCGCGGGACATCCACCACATTGACTACTATAAAAAGACAACCAAC GGCCGGCTGCCTGTGAAGTGGATGGCCCCCGAGGCTTTGTTTGACCGGATCTACACCCACCAGAGTGACGT CTGGTCTTTTGGGGTGCTCCTGTGGGAGATCTTCACTCTGGGAGGCTCCCCATATCCTGGCGTGCCTGTGGAGGAGCTTTTCAAGCTGCTGAAGGAGGGTCATCGGATGGACAAGCCCAGTAACTGCACCAATGAGCT GTACATGATGATGCGGGATTGCTGGCATGCGGTACCCTCTCAGAGACCTACCTTCAAGCAGCTGGTGGAAGACCTGGACCGCATTGTGGCCTTGACCTCCAACCAG GAGTACCTGGACCTGTCTGTGCCCCTGGACCAGTACTCTCCCAGCTTTCCCGACACCCGAAGCTCTACCTGCTCCTCAGGGGAGGATTCTGTCTTCTCTCATGAGCCGTTGCCGGAGGAACCCTGTCTGCCCCGACACCCAGCCCAGCTTGCCAATGGTGGACTCAAACGACGCTGA
- the FGFR1 gene encoding fibroblast growth factor receptor 1 isoform X3, with amino-acid sequence MWSWKCLLFWAVLVTATLCTARPAPTLPEQAQPWGAPVEVESFLVHPGDPLQLRCRLRDDVQSINWLRDGVQLVESNRTRITGEEVEVRDSVPADSGLYACVTSSPSGSDTTYFSVNVSDALPSSEDDDDDDDSSSEEKETDNTKPNRMPVAPYWTSPEKMEKKLHAVPAAKTVKFKCPSSGTPNPTLRWLKNGKEFKPDHRIGGYKVRYATWSIIMDSVVPSDKGNYTCIVENEYGSINHTYQLDVVERSPHRPILQAGLPANKTVALGSNVEFMCKVYSDPQPHIQWLKHIEVNGSKIGPDNLPYVQILKTAGVNTTDKEMEVLHLRNVSFEDAGEYTCLAGNSIGLSHHSAWLTVLEALEERPAVMTSPLYLEIIIYCTGAFLISCMVGSVIIYKMKSGTKKSDFHSQMAVHKLAKSIPLRRQVSADSSASMNSGVLLVRPSRLSSSGTPMLAGVSEYELPEDPRWELPRDRLVLGKPLGEGCFGQVVLAEAIGLDKDKPNRVTKVAVKMLKADATEKDLSDLISEMEMMKMIGKHKNIINLLGACTQDGPLYVIVEYASKGNLREYLQARRPPGLEYCYNPSHNPEEQLSSKDLVSCAYQVARGMEYLASKKCIHRDLAARNVLVTEDNVMKIADFGLARDIHHIDYYKKTTNGRLPVKWMAPEALFDRIYTHQSDVWSFGVLLWEIFTLGGSPYPGVPVEELFKLLKEGHRMDKPSNCTNELYMMMRDCWHAVPSQRPTFKQLVEDLDRIVALTSNQEYLDLSVPLDQYSPSFPDTRSSTCSSGEDSVFSHEPLPEEPCLPRHPAQLANGGLKRR; translated from the exons cccagccctggggagccccCGTGGAAGTGGAGTCCTTCCTGGTCCACCCTGGTGACCCGCTGCAGCTTCGCTGTCGGCTGCGGGACGATGTCCAGAGCATCAACTGGCTGCGGGACGGGGTGCAGCTGGTGGAAAGCAACCGTACCCGCATCacaggggaggaggtggaggtgcGGGACTCCGTGCCTGCCGACTCCGGCCTCTACGCTTGTGTGACCAGCAGCCCCTCGGGCAGTGACACCACCTACTTCTCCGTCAATGTCTCAG ATGCTCTCCCCTCCTCGGAGGATGACGACGATGATGATGACTCCTCttcagaggagaaagagacagataacACCAAACCAAACCGTATGC CCGTGGCTCCATACTGGACATCCccagaaaagatggaaaagaaattgCATGCGGTGCCAGCTGCCAAGACTGTGAAGTTCAAATGCCCTTCCAGTGGGACTCCCAACCCCACACTGCGCTGGTTGAAAAATGGCAAAGAATTCAAACCTGACCACAGGATTGGAGGCTACAAG GTCCGTTACGCCACCTGGAGCATCATAATGGACTCCGTGGTGCCTTCGGATAAGGGCAACTACACGTGCATCGTAGAGAATGAATACGGCAGCATTAACCACACCTACCAGCTCGACGTCGTGG AGCGGTCCCCTCACCGGCCCATCCTGCAGGCAGGGTTGCCTGCCAACAAGACGGTGGCCCTGGGCAGCAATGTGGAATTCATGTGTAAGGTGTACAGTGACCCACAGCCCCATATCCAGTGGCTAAAGCACATCGAGGTGAATGGGAGTAAGATTGGTCCAGACAACCTGCCTTATGTCCAGATCTTGAAG ACTGCCGGAGTTAATACCACCGACAAAGAGATGGAAGTGCTCCACTTAAGGAATGTCTCCTTTGAGGACGCGGGGGAGTATACGTGCTTGGCGGGTAACTCTATCGGACTGTCCCATCACTCTGCATGGTTGACCGTTCTGGAAG CCCTGGAAGAGAGGCCCGCGGTGATGACCTCGCCCCTATACCTGGAGATCATCATCTACTGCACGGGGGCCTTCCTCATCTCCTGCATGGTGGGCTCTGTCATCATCTACAAGATGAAAAGTGGCACCAAGAAGAGCGACTTCCACAGCCAGATGGCCGTGCACAAGCTGGCCAAGAGCATCCCTCTGCGCAGACAG GTGTCGGCGGATTCCAGTGCATCCATGAACTCTGGGGTTCTGCTGGTTCGGCCTTCACGGCTCTCCTCTAGTGGAACCCCCATGCTGGCCGGGGTCTCTGAATACGAGCTTCCCGAAGACCCTCGCTGGGAGCTGCCACGAGATAG GCTGGTTTTAGGCAAACCCCTGGGAGAGGGCTGCTTTGGGCAGGTGGTGTTGGCGGAGGCCATTGGACTGGACAAGGACAAACCCAACCGTGTGACCAAAGTGGCTGTGAAGATGTTGAAGG CCGATGCAACAGAGAAAGACCTGTCAGACCTAATCTCGGAAATGGAGATGATGAAGATGATCGGGAAGCACAAGAACATCATCAACCTGCTGGGTGCCTGCACGCAAGACG GTCCTTTGTACGTCATCGTGGAGTATGCCTCCAAAGGCAACCTACGAGAGTACCTGCAGGCCCGGAGGCCCCCCGGGCTGGAGTACTGTTACAACCCCAGCCACAACCCAGAGGAGCAGCTCTCCTCCAAGGACCTGGTATCCTGCGCCTATCAGGTGGCCCGAGGCATGGAGTATCTCGCCTCCAAGAAG TGCATACACCGAGACCTGGCTGCCAGGAATGTGCTGGTGACCGAGGACAACGTGATGAAGATCGCAGACTTTGGCCTTGCGCGGGACATCCACCACATTGACTACTATAAAAAGACAACCAAC GGCCGGCTGCCTGTGAAGTGGATGGCCCCCGAGGCTTTGTTTGACCGGATCTACACCCACCAGAGTGACGT CTGGTCTTTTGGGGTGCTCCTGTGGGAGATCTTCACTCTGGGAGGCTCCCCATATCCTGGCGTGCCTGTGGAGGAGCTTTTCAAGCTGCTGAAGGAGGGTCATCGGATGGACAAGCCCAGTAACTGCACCAATGAGCT GTACATGATGATGCGGGATTGCTGGCATGCGGTACCCTCTCAGAGACCTACCTTCAAGCAGCTGGTGGAAGACCTGGACCGCATTGTGGCCTTGACCTCCAACCAG GAGTACCTGGACCTGTCTGTGCCCCTGGACCAGTACTCTCCCAGCTTTCCCGACACCCGAAGCTCTACCTGCTCCTCAGGGGAGGATTCTGTCTTCTCTCATGAGCCGTTGCCGGAGGAACCCTGTCTGCCCCGACACCCAGCCCAGCTTGCCAATGGTGGACTCAAACGACGCTGA
- the FGFR1 gene encoding fibroblast growth factor receptor 1 isoform X2 has protein sequence MWSWKCLLFWAVLVTATLCTARPAPTLPEQAQPWGAPVEVESFLVHPGDPLQLRCRLRDDVQSINWLRDGVQLVESNRTRITGEEVEVRDSVPADSGLYACVTSSPSGSDTTYFSVNVSDALPSSEDDDDDDDSSSEEKETDNTKPNPVAPYWTSPEKMEKKLHAVPAAKTVKFKCPSSGTPNPTLRWLKNGKEFKPDHRIGGYKVRYATWSIIMDSVVPSDKGNYTCIVENEYGSINHTYQLDVVERSPHRPILQAGLPANKTVALGSNVEFMCKVYSDPQPHIQWLKHIEVNGSKIGPDNLPYVQILKTAGVNTTDKEMEVLHLRNVSFEDAGEYTCLAGNSIGLSHHSAWLTVLEALEERPAVMTSPLYLEIIIYCTGAFLISCMVGSVIIYKMKSGTKKSDFHSQMAVHKLAKSIPLRRQVTVSADSSASMNSGVLLVRPSRLSSSGTPMLAGVSEYELPEDPRWELPRDRLVLGKPLGEGCFGQVVLAEAIGLDKDKPNRVTKVAVKMLKADATEKDLSDLISEMEMMKMIGKHKNIINLLGACTQDGPLYVIVEYASKGNLREYLQARRPPGLEYCYNPSHNPEEQLSSKDLVSCAYQVARGMEYLASKKCIHRDLAARNVLVTEDNVMKIADFGLARDIHHIDYYKKTTNGRLPVKWMAPEALFDRIYTHQSDVWSFGVLLWEIFTLGGSPYPGVPVEELFKLLKEGHRMDKPSNCTNELYMMMRDCWHAVPSQRPTFKQLVEDLDRIVALTSNQEYLDLSVPLDQYSPSFPDTRSSTCSSGEDSVFSHEPLPEEPCLPRHPAQLANGGLKRR, from the exons cccagccctggggagccccCGTGGAAGTGGAGTCCTTCCTGGTCCACCCTGGTGACCCGCTGCAGCTTCGCTGTCGGCTGCGGGACGATGTCCAGAGCATCAACTGGCTGCGGGACGGGGTGCAGCTGGTGGAAAGCAACCGTACCCGCATCacaggggaggaggtggaggtgcGGGACTCCGTGCCTGCCGACTCCGGCCTCTACGCTTGTGTGACCAGCAGCCCCTCGGGCAGTGACACCACCTACTTCTCCGTCAATGTCTCAG ATGCTCTCCCCTCCTCGGAGGATGACGACGATGATGATGACTCCTCttcagaggagaaagagacagataacACCAAACCAAACC CCGTGGCTCCATACTGGACATCCccagaaaagatggaaaagaaattgCATGCGGTGCCAGCTGCCAAGACTGTGAAGTTCAAATGCCCTTCCAGTGGGACTCCCAACCCCACACTGCGCTGGTTGAAAAATGGCAAAGAATTCAAACCTGACCACAGGATTGGAGGCTACAAG GTCCGTTACGCCACCTGGAGCATCATAATGGACTCCGTGGTGCCTTCGGATAAGGGCAACTACACGTGCATCGTAGAGAATGAATACGGCAGCATTAACCACACCTACCAGCTCGACGTCGTGG AGCGGTCCCCTCACCGGCCCATCCTGCAGGCAGGGTTGCCTGCCAACAAGACGGTGGCCCTGGGCAGCAATGTGGAATTCATGTGTAAGGTGTACAGTGACCCACAGCCCCATATCCAGTGGCTAAAGCACATCGAGGTGAATGGGAGTAAGATTGGTCCAGACAACCTGCCTTATGTCCAGATCTTGAAG ACTGCCGGAGTTAATACCACCGACAAAGAGATGGAAGTGCTCCACTTAAGGAATGTCTCCTTTGAGGACGCGGGGGAGTATACGTGCTTGGCGGGTAACTCTATCGGACTGTCCCATCACTCTGCATGGTTGACCGTTCTGGAAG CCCTGGAAGAGAGGCCCGCGGTGATGACCTCGCCCCTATACCTGGAGATCATCATCTACTGCACGGGGGCCTTCCTCATCTCCTGCATGGTGGGCTCTGTCATCATCTACAAGATGAAAAGTGGCACCAAGAAGAGCGACTTCCACAGCCAGATGGCCGTGCACAAGCTGGCCAAGAGCATCCCTCTGCGCAGACAGGTAACA GTGTCGGCGGATTCCAGTGCATCCATGAACTCTGGGGTTCTGCTGGTTCGGCCTTCACGGCTCTCCTCTAGTGGAACCCCCATGCTGGCCGGGGTCTCTGAATACGAGCTTCCCGAAGACCCTCGCTGGGAGCTGCCACGAGATAG GCTGGTTTTAGGCAAACCCCTGGGAGAGGGCTGCTTTGGGCAGGTGGTGTTGGCGGAGGCCATTGGACTGGACAAGGACAAACCCAACCGTGTGACCAAAGTGGCTGTGAAGATGTTGAAGG CCGATGCAACAGAGAAAGACCTGTCAGACCTAATCTCGGAAATGGAGATGATGAAGATGATCGGGAAGCACAAGAACATCATCAACCTGCTGGGTGCCTGCACGCAAGACG GTCCTTTGTACGTCATCGTGGAGTATGCCTCCAAAGGCAACCTACGAGAGTACCTGCAGGCCCGGAGGCCCCCCGGGCTGGAGTACTGTTACAACCCCAGCCACAACCCAGAGGAGCAGCTCTCCTCCAAGGACCTGGTATCCTGCGCCTATCAGGTGGCCCGAGGCATGGAGTATCTCGCCTCCAAGAAG TGCATACACCGAGACCTGGCTGCCAGGAATGTGCTGGTGACCGAGGACAACGTGATGAAGATCGCAGACTTTGGCCTTGCGCGGGACATCCACCACATTGACTACTATAAAAAGACAACCAAC GGCCGGCTGCCTGTGAAGTGGATGGCCCCCGAGGCTTTGTTTGACCGGATCTACACCCACCAGAGTGACGT CTGGTCTTTTGGGGTGCTCCTGTGGGAGATCTTCACTCTGGGAGGCTCCCCATATCCTGGCGTGCCTGTGGAGGAGCTTTTCAAGCTGCTGAAGGAGGGTCATCGGATGGACAAGCCCAGTAACTGCACCAATGAGCT GTACATGATGATGCGGGATTGCTGGCATGCGGTACCCTCTCAGAGACCTACCTTCAAGCAGCTGGTGGAAGACCTGGACCGCATTGTGGCCTTGACCTCCAACCAG GAGTACCTGGACCTGTCTGTGCCCCTGGACCAGTACTCTCCCAGCTTTCCCGACACCCGAAGCTCTACCTGCTCCTCAGGGGAGGATTCTGTCTTCTCTCATGAGCCGTTGCCGGAGGAACCCTGTCTGCCCCGACACCCAGCCCAGCTTGCCAATGGTGGACTCAAACGACGCTGA